Within Burkholderia diffusa, the genomic segment CGGGCGGCGTCGACGCGGGAATCAGATTCACACCGAACGGCCGCTCGGTCGCCGCACGCACCCGCTCGACCTCGCGCCGAATCAGCGTGACCGGCTCCCGCACCATCCCGAGAAAACCGAATCCGCCAGCGGCGCTTACCGCACTCGCGAGCTCCGCCCGCGCGACGCCGCCCATGCCCGCGAGCACGATCGGCCATGCACAGCCGAGCAGGTCGCAGACGGGGCGATGCAGGATCTGGACGGCGCGGGCCTCGGGCCCGTCGCCACGCGTCGGAATCGACATGCAGCGTCCTCCTTCAAGGATCGGCGGCGCGTCACGATCAACCGCGAAGATGTGTATCGCGCAAGGGCGAAACGGGTCGTGTCGGGCCACGCATCGAATGGATCATATTGTGACATATTCGCCGACAACGCCGCACGGCGAGCGCAATATGTCTGATACATGTCACGGTGCCAACAGCCACGCCGGCTCGCGCGCTCAGGCCCACCCTTCAAGGCGCAGCGTCGAGCGCACGAGCCGCTGCTCCTCCGCTTCGATCTCGCGAAGATAGTCGACGCACTGCCGAATATGCTCGCTCGCGGCCTTGCGCGCCTGGTCAGGCAGCCGCCCGGTCACCGCGTTGTAGAGCCGCGCGTGCTGACGGTCGATCTGCTTCTTCAGCGGCTCGCGGTGATAGAGGTTGTTCACCGACGCGAACACCGAACTGAGCAGCAGATCGGTCAGCGACTGCAGCGTGTTGACGAGCACCGGATTGTGCGACGCCTCGCAGATCGCAAGATGGAACGCATGGTCGAGCTTCGCGCGCGCGGCCGGATCGAGATCCTGCGCATCGGCTGCGGTCATTTCCTCGTAGCGACGCCTGATCAGGATGAAGTCGGCGGGCGTGCCGCGCAGCGCGGCGAGCCGGGCGGCTTCGGTCTCGAGCATCCCCCGCACTTCGAACAGGTCGTAGAGCGTGCGCGGTTGCGAGCCGAGGAGATGCATCATGGGCGAGATTTCGCGCTGCGGGGTCAGGCTCGCGACGAACGAACCCTTGCCGTGCGTCGTGTCGATGATTCCGCGCGCGCGCAGCAGCTTCATCCCTTCCCGCACGGCCG encodes:
- the glcC gene encoding transcriptional regulator GlcC; amino-acid sequence: MEKQDRQAPARNVADVVAERIEQLIVDGVLKAGQALPSERRLTEKLGVSRTAVREGMKLLRARGIIDTTHGKGSFVASLTPQREISPMMHLLGSQPRTLYDLFEVRGMLETEAARLAALRGTPADFILIRRRYEEMTAADAQDLDPAARAKLDHAFHLAICEASHNPVLVNTLQSLTDLLLSSVFASVNNLYHREPLKKQIDRQHARLYNAVTGRLPDQARKAASEHIRQCVDYLREIEAEEQRLVRSTLRLEGWA